Within Elizabethkingia sp. JS20170427COW, the genomic segment ACACCTCTCAACTCGTTTATTATGGCACTCCTGAAAAAAATTTAAAAGTAACAGAACAAGCAAAAGTAGAACAGAAAAAACAACCTTAATATGACTTCATTAGAAAAAGCTAAACTTTGGTTAAGCAACCCTTTCGATGTAGAGACTCAGCAAAAAGTCCAATATTTAATCGATAATCACCCTAGTGAGTTAGATGATGCTTTTTATAAGAATCTAGAATTTGGAACGGGGGGAATGCGTGGCATTATGGGCGTAGGAACCAACCGCCTTAATAAATACACTTTAGGACAAGCTACCCAAGGCTTATCTAACTATCTTTTACAACAATTCCCTAATCAGGAAATAAAAGTAGCCATTGCTTACGATGTAAGACATAACTCTAAAGAGTTTGGGAAACTAGTTGCCGATGTGCTTACTGCCAATGGTATAAAAGTTCTTCTCTTTAAAGAACACCGCCCTACTCCTGAGCTCTCCTTTACAGTAAGAGATAAAAAATGTAATGCAGGGATTGTGCTTACTGCATCTCACAACCCTCCAGAATATAATGGTTACAAAGTATATTGGAATGATGGGGCGCAAGTAGTTCCTCCTAACGATTCCGCTATTATTGCAGAAGTAGAGAAAACCCAATTCGACATGATAAAATTCAACGGAAACGATGAGTTAATCGAATGGGTAGGAGCAGAACAAGATGATGTGTACATCAACACTTGTATGGAAAATTCCCTTTACCAAAACATTGGCCGCGATAAGGTAAACATCGTCTTTACTTCTATCCACGGGACTACCTATACAACCATCCCTAAGGCTTTAGCAAAAGCGGGCTTCACCAATGTAGATTTGGTAAAAGAGCAAATGATCCCTAGTGGTAATTTTCCAACCGTAGAATCTCCTAATCCTGAAGAACCTGCTGCTCTCTCTATGGCTATGGATTTAGCCAAAATCACCAATGCAGATATCGTAATAGGTACCGACCCAGACGGAGACAGATTAGGAATTGCTGCTAGAAACCTAAATGGCGACATCCAACTCCTTAACGGAAACCAGACCAATACCATCCTTACCTACTATATTTTAGAACAATGGAAAAAGCAAGGTAAAATTACAGGTCATGAGTTTATTGGTTCTACCATTGTAACTTCAGATATCTTCTTTGATATTGCTGCTCACTTTGGTGTTCAATGCAAATCTAGCCTTACTGGATTCAAATGGATTGGTAAAATGATTCGCGAAGCCGAAGGTAAAGAGAAATTTATCTGTGGAGGTGAAGAAAGTTTCGGATTTATGACTGGAGATTTTGTAAGAGATAAAGATTCTTGCGGAAGTATCCTTCTTGCTTGCGAAGTAGCTGCTTGGTGTAAAGCTAATGGTAAAACCTTATACCAATATCTTATCGATATCTATAAGGAAGTAGGTTTATTTAACGAAGCTTTGGTAAACGTAGTAAGAAAAGGAAAAACTGGAGCCGAAGAAATCCGACAAATGATGAGTGATTTCCGTGAAAACCCTCCTTTAACCCTTGCTGGTTCTAAAATCGTTGAAATCCAAGATTACCAAGAGCAAACAAAATTCATTGCTTCAGAAAATAAAAAAGAAGTGATGAATGAAATTCCTAAATCTAACGTTTTAATTTACTATACCGAAGACGGAACTAAAGTAGCCATAAGGCCTTCTGGTACCGAACCAAAAATCAAATTCTACTTTAGCGTAAAAGCTTCTATTAAAGAAGAGGCAGAATTCAACTCAATCACCGCTTCTCTAAACGAGAAAATCTCTCAAATTAAAACTGAATTAAAACTAGCTTAAACCTTAAAATAATATAAAAATGAAAGTCTCTAAACTAGCCGAAAACCTAATCGGCTCCGAAATTGTAAAAATCGGTAATGAGGTCAACGAGATGAAAGCAAAAGGAGCACAGATTGCCAATCTTACCATTGGTGATCTTAACTCTAATATCTACCCTATCCCCGATTTACTAAAAGAAGAAATTCAAAAAGCATATCAAAATAACCTAACCAACTACCCTCCTGCTAGTGGTATTTTGGCTCTTAGAGAGGCAGTTTCTAAAGATTTGAAAAGCCGTTGGAACTTGGATTACACCGCGTCCGACATCTTGATTACTGCAGGATCTAGACCTTTAATTTATGCTACCTTTAAAACCATCGTGGACGAAGGTGATAAGGTGATCTTCCCTACCCCTTCATGGAATAACAATCACTACGCTTATCTTACCTCAGCACAAGCAATAGAGGTGAAAACCAAACCTGAAAACAATTTCTTGCCAACAGCAGAAGAACTAAGACCTCACCTTTCTGGGGCTGTATTATTAGCGCTTTGCTCTCCTCTTAACCCAACAGGAACCATGTTCACCAAAGAGCAACTTTCGGAAATTTGCCAAATGGTTATTGAAGAAAACAAAAAAAGAGGTGAAGGCGAGAAACCATTATACTTAATGTATGACCAAATCTATTCTAACCTTACTTTTGGTGCAGAGCACTTCAACCCTGTATCTTTATTCCCTGAGATGAAAGAATACACCATCTACATCGATGGTATTTCTAAATGCCTTGCTGCTACAGGGGTGCGTGTAGGTTGGGGATTTGGCCCTAGTTTAGTCATCAAAAAAATGGCAGCTCTCCTTACCCACGTAGGAGCATGGTCACCAAAACCAGAACAAGAAGCTACAGCGCGTTTTTATGAAAACCCTGAAAATGTAGACCACTTTGTAGAAGGCTATAAGGCAAAACTTCAACAAAGTCTAAAAGTACTTCACCAAGGTATTCAAGATTTAAAATCTGAAGGTTTATCTGTAGATAGCATCCAACCTATGGGAGCGCTATACCTTACCATAAAACTCGACTATATTGGAGCTACTAAACCTGATGGATCAATTATCGAAAATTCTTCAGATTTAGTATTTTACCTTATTAAAGAAGGAGGCGTTGCCTTAGTACCTTTTTCGGCATTTGGCTGCGAAGTAAGCGACCCTTGGTTTAGATCTTCAGTAGGAGGATTATCCCTTATCGAGATTGAAGAGATGCTTCCAAAATTAAGACAAGCTTTATTATCTTTAAAAAAATAACCTCAAAATCCAACCATGAAAATAATAGCCGTTATTCCCGCAAGATATAATTCAACAAGATTTCCGGGAAAGCTCATGGAAAAATTGGGAGATAAAACTGTAATTGCCACCACTTACCAAAATGTGGTGGCTACAGGTTTATTTCAGGATGTTTTCGTAGCTACAGATTCTGAGATTATTTACGATGAAATTCTCCAAAATGGAGGAAAAGCCGTAATGACAGGTGAACATGAAACAGGAAGTGATAGAATTGCTGAAGCGGTAAATAATATAGACTGCGATATTGTAATCAACGTACAAGGGGATGAACCATTCCTAAAAACAGAACCTCTGAAACAACTTATTCAAGTTTTTGAAGAAGATAGAGCCCAAGAAATATCTTTAGCTTCTTTAAAAATCCAGCTTCAGGATTATGAAGACGTTCAGAATCCCAACAATGTAAAAGTAATTACCGATAACAATGGTTATGCCTTATATTTCAGCCGTTCGGTAATCCCTTATCCAAGAGAAACTTCCGTACCTACTTTATACTACAAACACATCGGTGTGTATGCTTTCAGAAAAGAAGCTTTACTGAAATTCTCTCAACTAGAGCAAAAGCCTTTAGAAATTGCAGAGAAAATTGAGTGTATCCGATACTTGGAGTATGGCATGAAAATAAAAATGATTGAAACCCAATTTGTTGGAGTAGGCATCGACACTCCTGAAGATTTAGAAAAAGCTAAAAAACTGTTAAAATAATCTCAACTTCAATTTATTTGGTTATTTTTAGTCCATTAAAGAAGATTATTTTTACTTTAAAAATTTGTATGAAAAAAATATTTTATATTTTATTACTAGGAATCAGCCAATTGATTTTGGCTCAGAATGCAGAACAAATTATCAACAAAAACATCCAAAATACAGGAGGACTTACCGCTTGGAAAACGCTTAATTCGGTTGCCTTAAAAGGTAAAGTAATCCTAGGAGTTAATGAAGAGTACCCGGTTCAGATTTTTCAGCAAAGACCAAATCTTAAAAAAACTGTCTTTACCATAAAAGGAAAAGAATATACTATAGAAGGTTATGATGGACATAAAGGCTACTCTATGAACTTTGCTACCAACAAGCTAATGCAAGTTCCCGATTATGCTCCTGAAAGCTTCGACACCGACTTTATTGATTATGATTCAAAAGGATTTACCGCAGAATATATAGGTAAAGAAAAAATTGGAGACTTAGATTGTTACAAGGTAGAACTCACCAAAAATGTAAACAAAACCACCTATTATTTTGATGTTCATACCTCTATGCTCATCCGCGAGATCAATAAAGATGAAGTTTTAACCTACTATGATTATCGAAAAGTAGGTAACATATTACTTCCTTTTAAAATAGAATCTAACTCCTTAAAAAAGGAAGGTGATTATGTCTTGATATTTAACAAAATAGAAATCAACAAGGCTTTTCCGAACAACACTTTTAAATTCTAAATCTCTAAATCATGAAAAAAATTCTTTTACTAACCTTTTCACTATTAGGCTTTGTGTTGCTTTCTGCCCAGGCAAAGACTATTTATTCCTATAAAGTGGAAAGTTTAGATGGTGGGCAAATTGATTTTTCCAAGTTTAAAGGCAAGAAGATATTAATTGTAAATACAGCTTCTAAATGCGGTTATACGCCACAATACGAAGATTTAGAAAACATTTATAAAAAATATCAAAACCAATTGGTAATTGTGGGCTTCCCTGCTAACAACTTCAAACAGCAAGAACCAGGAAGCAATGCTGAAATTCGTGAATTTTGCCAGGCTAACTATGGGGTAACTTTTCCTATGGCAGCTAAAGTATCGGTGATTGGAGAAGATACCGCTCCTATTTTTAAGTTTTTGACAGAAAAAAAGCTTAATGGAAAAAAAGACACTCAAATTGCTTGGAATTTTACCAAGTTCCTTATCGATGAAAAAGGTAAACTTATCGATAGTTTTCCAAGTAAAGTAAAACCTACAGATTCTGAGATTACAAAATACTTTAAATAAAAAATCCCCAGCTGGGGATTTTTTTATGGTGTAAGGTCTAGCCTAAAAATAAACTGTGTCCCTTCCAAATATACGCTTTGTACATCAATAGTTTTGTGATGGGCTTCCATAATATGTTTTACAATAGCCAAGCCTAATCCCGATCCACCTTCTTTACGACTTCTTGCAGAATCTACTCTGTAAAATCTTTCAAAAATTCTAGCAAGACTCTCGGGCTTAATTCCCATTCCGTTATCGGAAACTTTTACTATTGCCTCACTTCCTAGCAGGTTGATTTCTACATTAATGCTTGCTTTTTCACGATTGCAATAATATACTGCATTGGCGAGTAAATTGACCAAAACCTGAGATATTTGCTTTCTATCAGCATATACCCAAACGGTGCTTTGTGGTGTAAACAAGGTGAATTTGGCACTTATCTTCTGAGCTTCTAAATCCAACAAATCAAAAACCTCGCGTACCAATGCATTTAGATCAAAGCGAGAATAGCTTAAAGAAATCTGTCCAGATTCCAATTTGCTAATCATATCTAAATCCTGAACAATGTTTAGAATTCGGTCCACAGATTTACTAATTCGGTCCAAGTATTTATCCCGGATATTCAGATTTTCTACTCCGCCATCCATAAGAGTTTCAACATAACCTTGTATGGAAAAAAGAGGGGTTTTTAATTCGTGAGAAACATTCCCAAGATACTCCTTTCTATATTTATCCATCTCCTGCATCACCTCTACTTTAGCATCTGCATCGTGTTGAATATCTGAAAATTTTTCTCCCAGTTCTTGTAAAGATATTGGATTTTCTTCTACAAAGTAGTTCGGAAATGTCTCGGAAATTATTTTAATTTGCTTCTTATCGTAGCTCTTGAAGAGGATTACCAAAACTCCGTAATTAATTAAAAATGTTACGAATAGAGCGAGGGCTATCATCAATAAATTAATAGCGCTTCCTTGATAATACTCATGGAAACGCTCATATACAAGGGCTACCAAAGCCATGGTAAAGGTTAGTAACAATGCTGTTACCAACATCAAAGGGCTTAGTTTAATCATTACTTTATATTAACAATTTATAGCCTATTCCTTTTAAAGTTTGTATGCTATTAACACCTAATTTTTCTCTCAGTCTGCGGATGTGTACATCTATTGTTCTTTCTCCTACAATAACATCATTACCCCATACTTTTTCTAAGATTTCATCTCTTTTAAAAACTTTCTCCGTATTTGAAGCTAAGAGATATAGCAAATCGAATTCTTTTTTCGGTAATAGGAATTGTTGTTTTTCCTTAGTTACTCTAAAATTATCTTTATCAATTACCAAATCTCCTACTTCTAAAATAGACGATTGGTTAGCCACTTTACTAGTAAGTGCTAAAAAAGCATTGATTTTGGAAACCAAAATTTTAGGTTTCACAACTTTCGTAATATAGTCATTAGCTCCTGCTTGGAAGCCTGCTAATTGAGAAAACTCTTCTCCTCTTGCTGATAAAAAGATAATCAAACTATTGTCTAGCTCTTTTATAGTTCTTAACTCTTGGCAAGTTTCAATACCATCTTTTTCGGGCATCATTACATCTAGTAAGATAAGGTCCGGGAGATATTCCTTTGCCTTCTCAATACCTTCTACTCCATTTTGGGCAGTAATTACCTTATAACCTTCTTTAGAAAGATTGTAAGATAAAATCTCCAAAATATCCATCTCATCATCCACCAATAAGATTGTCTTTTCTTTCATTTATTTTTCTTTTTTTACTTTAGAAAAGCGTTCTTATTTTAAAAACTTTCAATAAGAATACTTTATTTTAGATTTTAGATAGCCCAAAATTAACCAATTTTAAGAAAACATTTTCAAGTTAACAATTATTTAATATAAGAAGAGGAACGCCAAAAAAGCATTCCTCTTCTCATATGATGATAACCACTGTTTTACTCGTCTTTTAATACTCGTTTAGCAACTTTGCCTACCGTTAATCCTTGAACAACAATAGAGAAGAATACTACAATATAGGTAATTTCAAGAAGAGTATCCTTCAGATCTCCTGCGCTATTAGGGATACTCATCACTAATGCTATAGAAACTCCACCTCGGATTCCTCCCCACACCATGGTAATAAGAGAACCTCTGGAATAGGTGTTTTTTCTTAAAATGGTTTTCGCTGGGATAAATATCGCTAGCAACCTTGCCAATAAACAAATAAATATCGCGACAACACCTAGCAACAATTCTTCTTCGATATCTGGGAGCATCAACAATTCAAAACCTATAAATAGGAATAGTATCGCATTCAACACCTCATCTATCAGTTCCCAAAACTTACTTAAATAGTCTCGGGTAACCTCGCTCATGGCAACTTTTTTACCGTAGTTACCAATGATAAGCCCTGCAATTACCATTGCCAGAGGAGATGAGAAGTGAAGCTGTTTGGCTATTAAGAATCCCCCCATCACAATGGAAAGAGTCATCAATACCGAAACTTTATAATCATTAATTCTCTTCATTGCCTTACTTGCTGTTAGCCCTAAAAGCACCCCTAAGAGAATTCCTCCACCCGCTTCTAATAAAAACAAAGTAGAAACCGAAGAAAAACTAGCCTCAAAGCTTGCATCGGTTGCCATTTTTAGAACCACGGCAAACATTACTACGGCTACCCCATCATTAAACAACGATTCTCCTGTAATCTTAGTTTCTATACGTTTAGGCACTTTAGCTTCCTTCAAAATCCCGAGTACCACGATAGGATCGGTAGGAGAAATAAGTGTCCCGAATAACAAACAATAAATAAAAGGTATGCTTAGTCCTAAATAAGGTGCCAAGAAATAAAGTAGCCCTGCAATAATAAAAGCCGATAGCACTACACTTATCGAAGCATAGGTGAGTATAGGCCAACGATGTTCTTTAAGATCCGAAAAGTTAACATGCAAAGCTCCCGCAAATAAAAGGAAGTTCAACATAGCTCCCATCAGTATTTCGGTGAAATCGAAACTTTTCATGAGCAAGAAAAAATTCTTAGTAGTATGTGGAAAATAAGAATCTCCAACCAACCTTAATCCTACAGAAACCAATACGGCAATAATCATAATACCTATGGTACCCGGAAGTTTTAGAAATCTTAAGTTGAGATAAGCAAAAAAAGACGCTAGTACAATTAGTACTGAAAACGTATAATATAATTCCATAAATAAATGAGTTTTGACCAAAATAAAAATTTATACTTACCTATAAAAACCATACCATAATTAATTTTTATATTTTTATTAATTTTTAGGATAATTCAACCAATTATAAAATTTCTTAACATAAAGTTAAAGAACAATTAAAACCTACTTAAAACCTTCCTCTCATTTTCTAAGTTTCTTTGCATAGAAAAATTGAAAGAAAAAAGTAAAAATGAGAATCACTAAAATATCTGTTCTTGCTCTTTTGGGCTTTGTTGCAGGAAATAACCTTTATGCACAACAAAAGCAGGATAGTTTAAAAAACAAAGAAACCAAAATTGAAGGGGTAAACATCCAAGGGCAACGCAATAAAAAAACAGAAACTGCTATTTTACAAGAGCTGAAAAAATCTAACGTCCAAAAGCAAGCTATTGGAGCTGAAGAAATTTCAAGAAAAGGGATTTCCAATATCGAGCAAGGACTTACCAAGGTTACGGGAATTAACCGAGTTGAAGGTAAAGGTATTTTTGTAAGAGGTTTAGAGGAAAGATACAATTATTTATTAATCAACAATTTAGGCTCTCCATCTAACAACCCTTTCCAAAAAATTATTGCCCTTAACCAATTTCCAACAGATGTTGTAGGGAAGCTTAATATTTATAAGACATTCAACTCCAATCTATACGCCGACTTTGCAGGAGCTACTTTTGATGTAGAAACCATCAACTTCGACAGACCTTTTACCAAAGTAGAATTCGGTATTGGGGTAAATACTCAGAATACTTTTAGAAAAAATTTCAAAATTAGTGAAGGAGCTAATACCATGAAAGGATATATCGGTCTTAATTCTGAAGACAGAAAACTTCCTGAAATTGTTAAAAACAGCAAACCTTCCAACTACGATTTTACCATCCAACAATCTATTCATGATTTTAAAGATTCTTGGAACGTAGACAATGTAACCTCTATGCCTAACACCAATATCAGCTTTACTACCGCACAGAGGTTCAACACTAAAAATTCAGGAAAAATAGGTTTATTATTCTCCCTTAACCAAAGCAGTTCTTACGAATACCGCGAAGGGATGAGAAACCAATTCCTAGCTATACAACCTAACATTGTATTAAACAATGAACTCAACAGAAAACAATATGTTTACGAGCTAGAATCTTCGGCAATTTTAGGCCTTGCTTTTAGTAATCGCAAAACAAAGGTTAACTTGAATGCTATTTATCTACAAAACTCTGCAAACACCATTCAGGATTATACAGGATACAAAAACCAAGAAGTTAGCAACAATCGTTTCTTTAGAGTTAATCAGCAAGATATTTCTAGATTCTTAGACCTACAGTTAACAGCAGAGCATAAGCTTGGGGAGAGACATACCTTTAAAGCTGGAGCCAGCTATGTTATCAACAATTACTCTCAGCCGGATCGTAAAATCTACGATGGAGAAATCCTTGCCAATGAAGACGAAACAAGAACTTCCTATGGAGCCAATAACCTTATCCGACAGTATCTAGATGTAAATGGTAAATTCTATGCTTCTGCTTTTGCTGAGTATTCTGTAAAGTTAGGGGAAAAGAATGATAACAATACCTACCCTTGGGAGATTGCTGTTGGTTACAACGGTTTCGCAGATGTCAGAAAGACTAGCTATCGCTTCATCTACGCTCAGCCCGACAACACCTCTTTAAGAGAAGTTACCATCAATAAAGATAGACCTCAGGAAGTATTCAACCAATCTATATTAAACGGAGCTTTTCATTACAAAGAAGGATCTAACGAAAACACCTATAAAAATAGCCTTTACCAATTTGTAAATGCAGGTTATTTAAATCTCAATTTCAAACCTTCTGAACAATGGGACATCCTATTAGGTGCTAGGGTAGAAAACAATATGAACATCTCTCGTTACAAAAAGCAATCGGACGTAAAAATAACCAATGATGAGAGAAACCAATATTTTGTATTGCCTTCCCTATCGGTAAAATACGCTCATAACAACAAACATAACTTCCGTTTATCTGCCAGCAAAACAATTACCAGACCTATCCTTATCGAGTACATGCCGATAGAATATATCAACCCAGATAACGAAAACATCTTCGGTAACCCTGATCTTAAAAATAGTGAAAACTATAATTTGGATTTAAAATGGGAATTCTATCCTTCTTCCAAAGAAATGTTTGCGGTTAACTTATTTGGGAAAAGAATTAAAAATGCTATCGAAAGATCCTTTACCGCTTCAGGAAACTCTAACGGACAGACCATTACCTTCTACAACGCAAAACACGCTGACATCTTTGGGGTTGAGCTTGAAGGAATCCTTAACTTAGGAAAATTCTCTGATGCGCTAAGTGCTTGGTCGGTAGGGGCAAATGCTACCTTCATGTACTCTAATGTTGAAAGAAGCGAAGAGGAATTAACTCAAGAAAAGCCAAATGGCTTCCAAGGTGAGCTCAAAAAGCGTAAACTACAAGGAGCTGCTCCTTATACCATTAATGCAGATGTGAAGTATGAATTTAGAAATGCTAAAAATCTACCTCAAACCATCTCTTTAATTTACAATGTTTCAGGATCTAAAATTTATGGTGTAGGTACTGCAGGAGCCGACCACATCTACGAAAAACCTTTCAACCAATTAGACCTCATCTACAATGCTCAGCTTACCAAAAACTGGAATATCAAAATGGGGGTAATGAACATACTTAACCAAAACTATAAGTTAGAAATGGGTGATAATAGCTACTACCAAGTAACAGCTCCAACACTTGTCCATACTAACTACAAACGCGGAACACAATTCAACCTAACCGTAGGTTACACTTTTTAAAAATTAAAAAACAATACTAAAAATAAATCTGTTAAAATTATATTATGAAAAGAAAAAATTTAAGCATATTAGCTTTAGCTTTCACCCTTAGTTTATCAGTAACTTCTTGTACTATTGAAATAAATGACGATACAACAGAAGTAGCTCCTCCTAGCCAAGACACCTCTGTAATGGAAGGAAGCGGAACGCTTTCTGGAACTTTAACTAAAGACCTTATCATTAAAAAAGGGAACTACAACCTAGAAGGAATCGTAAAAGTCCCTAAAGGTATTACCCTTACCATTGAAGCAGGGGCTAATTTCACCGTAAGCACTTCTAAATCTAGTAGCTTGGTGATCCTTCAAGGTGCTAAAATCATTGCTGAAGGAACTGCAGATCTCCCAATTGTCTTTACTACTGCCAATAAGAAGCCAGGTGACTGGGGAGGAATTACGCTATACGGTGAAGCTCCTATAAAAGGTACCAATGGTGCCGACAAAGCTCTTTCTGAAGACGGTAACGCTACTTACTATGGCGGTAATGATTCCAACTCCAACTCAGGTATCCTTAGATATGTAAGAGTTGAGTATGCTGGTAAAAAAATCGGTGATGGTACTTCTGAAACCAATACCTTCACCTTCTATTCTGTAGGCGCGGGAACTGTTTTAGAAAACCTAGTAGCTTATAAAGGTACCGATGATGGCTTCGAGTTTTTTGGAGGAACTGTTTCTGCTAGCAACCTTATCGCTTATGGCAACTACGATGATTCTTTCGACTGGCAAGATGCTTGGTCTGGACAAAACAATAAAAACTGGTTTGCTTACCAAACTGTAATTGGTAACTTCGGTATGGAGATAGAATCTTCAGGAAACGCCGACAATACCGCTCCTAAAATTGATGGTATTACCCTTATCCGTGAGGCAGGCACTAAACCAGAAGTACCTAACTCTCCTGAAATTACTGCAATTCAGTTTAAAAAACACGGTTCAGGAATCTTCTCTAACGTATATGCAGAAGGTTACAAAAATACCAATGGCCAAAAAGCTTATGCAGTACTTATCCAAGATGCCTCTACTGAAGCTGAGCAGCTTAACAAAGGAAAAATCAAAGTATCTCCACTTAACTATGTTAACTCAGATAAC encodes:
- a CDS encoding outer membrane beta-barrel protein, with the translated sequence MRITKISVLALLGFVAGNNLYAQQKQDSLKNKETKIEGVNIQGQRNKKTETAILQELKKSNVQKQAIGAEEISRKGISNIEQGLTKVTGINRVEGKGIFVRGLEERYNYLLINNLGSPSNNPFQKIIALNQFPTDVVGKLNIYKTFNSNLYADFAGATFDVETINFDRPFTKVEFGIGVNTQNTFRKNFKISEGANTMKGYIGLNSEDRKLPEIVKNSKPSNYDFTIQQSIHDFKDSWNVDNVTSMPNTNISFTTAQRFNTKNSGKIGLLFSLNQSSSYEYREGMRNQFLAIQPNIVLNNELNRKQYVYELESSAILGLAFSNRKTKVNLNAIYLQNSANTIQDYTGYKNQEVSNNRFFRVNQQDISRFLDLQLTAEHKLGERHTFKAGASYVINNYSQPDRKIYDGEILANEDETRTSYGANNLIRQYLDVNGKFYASAFAEYSVKLGEKNDNNTYPWEIAVGYNGFADVRKTSYRFIYAQPDNTSLREVTINKDRPQEVFNQSILNGAFHYKEGSNENTYKNSLYQFVNAGYLNLNFKPSEQWDILLGARVENNMNISRYKKQSDVKITNDERNQYFVLPSLSVKYAHNNKHNFRLSASKTITRPILIEYMPIEYINPDNENIFGNPDLKNSENYNLDLKWEFYPSSKEMFAVNLFGKRIKNAIERSFTASGNSNGQTITFYNAKHADIFGVELEGILNLGKFSDALSAWSVGANATFMYSNVERSEEELTQEKPNGFQGELKKRKLQGAAPYTINADVKYEFRNAKNLPQTISLIYNVSGSKIYGVGTAGADHIYEKPFNQLDLIYNAQLTKNWNIKMGVMNILNQNYKLEMGDNSYYQVTAPTLVHTNYKRGTQFNLTVGYTF